The Blautia luti nucleotide sequence TATATTCGCCCAGACTCCGGAATGGGATGTTTTGTCCGGAAGCATAAGTTTCTGCATAGGTGCCAGTGTAGCCATAGATAGTGAGAAACTGGCATTCGTCAAATGCAAAACCTGAGATGCTTGTTATCGTTGGATATAGTGTAATGCTTTCAAGTTTTCTGCAGTATTCGAATGCCTCATAACCGATCTTTTTCAGCCGTCTTCCCCCGGTTACTTCTGTCAGGCTTCCACAGTTCTGAAATGCAGAATCCCCGATCTCTTCAACACTGTCCGGGATTTCTATCTCTGTTAAACTTGAGCAGCTTTGAAATGCCCTACTGCTGATTGACTTTAAACCTGGCGGCAGTGTCACCTGTTTTAACTTCGTGCATCCTCCAAATGCAGATGTATTTAATTCTGTCAGTCCTTCCGGCAGTACCACATTCTCTAATTCTGAATTTGCAAACGGCATATCCGGTATATTTCCTGTGAACCCGATCTTGATATTATAATCTCCGCTGGATGGACCTGCTGTTTTCAGACAGTCACACTCATCAAATATTAAACTGCCACTGAATTCTTTGATCGTTGATGACAGTGTGATGCTTTCAAGTTTTCTGCAGTACTCGAATGCTTCATAACCGATCTTTTTCAGCCGTCTTCCCCCGGTTACTTCTGTCAGGCTTCCACAGTTCTGAAATGCAGAATCCCCGATCTCTTCAACACTGTCCGGGATTTCTATCTCTGTTAAACTTGAGCAGCTTTGAAATGCCCTACTGCTGATTGACTTTAAACCTGGCGGCAGTGTCACCTGTTTTAACTTCGTGCATCCTCCAAATGCAGATGTATTTAATTCTGTCAGTCCTTCCGGCAGTACCACATTCTCTAATTCTGAATTTGCAAACGGCATATCCGGTATATTTCCTGTGAACCCGATCTTGATATTATAATCTCCGCTGGATGGACCTGCTGTTTTCAGACAGTCACACTCATCAAATATTAAACTGCCACTGAATTCTTTGATCGTTGATGACAGTGTGATGCTTTCAAGTTTTCTGCAGTACTCGAATGCTTCATAACCGATCTTTTTCAGCCGTCTTCCCCCGGTTACTTCTGTCAGGCTTCCACAGTTCTGAAATGCAGAATCCCCGATCTCTTCAACACTGTCCGGGATTTCTATCTCTGTTAAACTTGAGCAGCTTTGAAATGCCCTACTGCTGATTGACTTTAAACCTGGCGGCAGTGTCACCTGTTTTAACTTCGTGCATCCTCCAAATGCAGATGTATTTAATTCTGTCAGTCCTTCCGGCAGTACCACATTCTCTAATTCTGAATTTGCAAACGGCATATCCGGTATATTTCCTGTGAACCCGATCTTGATATTATAATCTCCGCTGGATGGACCTGCTGTTTTCAGACAGTCACACTCATCAAATATTAAACTGCCACTGAATTCTTTGATCGTTGATGACAGTGTGATGCTTTCAAGTTTTCTGCAGTACTCGAATGCTTCATAACCGATCTTTTTCAGCCGTCTTCCCCCGGTTACTTCTGTCAGGCTTCCACAGTTCTGAAATGCAGAATCCCCGATCTCTTCAACACTGTCCGGGATTTCTATCTCTGTTAAACTTGAGCAGCTTTGAAATGCCCTACTGCTGATTGACTTTAAACCTGGCGGCAGTGTCACCTGTTTTAACTTCGTGCATCCTCCAAATGCAGCTGTATTTAATTCTGTCAGTCCTTCCGGCAGTACCACATTCTCTAATTCTGAATTTGCAAACGGCATATCCGGTATATTTCCTGTGAACCCGATCTTGATATTATAATCTCCGCTGGATGGACCTGCTGTTTTCAGACAGTCACACTCATCAAATATTAAACTGCCACTGAATTCTTTGATCGTTGATGACAGTGTGATGCTTTCAAGTTTTCTGCAGTACTCGAATGCTTCATAACCGATCTTTTTCAGCCGTCTTCCCCCGGTTACTTCTGTCAGGCTTCCACAGTTCTGAAATGCAGAATCCCCAATCTCTTCAACACTGTCCGGGATTTCTATCTCTGTTAAACTTGAGCAGCTTTGAAATGCCCTACTGCTGATTGACTTTAAACCTGGCGGCAGTGTCACCTGTTTTAACTTCGTGCATCCTCCAAATGCAGCTGTATTTAATTCTGTCAGTCCTTCCGGCAGTACCACATTCTCTAATTCTGAATTTGCAAACGGCATATCCGGTATATTTCCTGTGAACCCGATCTTGATATTATAATCTCCGCTGGATGGACCTGCTGTTTTCAGACAGTCACACTCATCAAATATTAAACTGCCACTGAATTCTTTGATCGTTGATGACAGTGTGATGCTTTCAAGTTTTCTGCAGTACTCGAATGCTTCATAACCGATCTTTTTCAGCCGTCTTCCCCCGGTTACTTCTGTCAGGCTTCCACAGTTCTGAAATGCAGAATCCCCGATCTCTTCAACACTGTCCGGGATTTCTATCTCTGTTAAACTTAAACAGCTTTGAAATGCTCTTTCCCCTATTGTATTTACCACATAATTATTAATCTTTTCCGGAAGTTTTACTGTGGATTCAGAACCAATGTATTTGATAACAGTGGCTTCCTGACCGGAAACTATATATTTGTAGTCTCCGTATGTAAGTTCAATATCTGCACTATATGCAGAAACCTGATTTTCATCTGAATTTTCATCTGATGAATCATTTTCATTTTGGTCATCTTTTAAAATATTTTCCGCAGGCTCTTCTTCTGGAGAAATAAATTCCGGATCAGTCTGGGACATTTCCTCTGTAGTTTCCACATTCTTCTTTGCTTCCCCATCAGAAAAATCATCTGTCACTTTCTCTTCTTCTGACATCTCAGTGCCGGAATCACTAAAAATATCCGCCATTTCTCCAGCATAAACTGGAAGCGACTGACAGCTCACTGCTATAGCCAATATAACAGCCAATAACTTTTTCTTCATACTCTTCTCCTTTGCCTCTTCATATTTTATGTAAACAAAAACTATTCTTCGAATATCCATTCAGATTACAATTTTTGTTTTCGTAGAGATCATCCTCTGAAATATACATTTTGACTTGGATAATCCATCTGAGAATATCCAAGTTCCACCCATGTCTGAATACCGGTTTTATCCTGCACAAATAAAGCTGACAGTGATGAACCTGTACAATCTCCCTTAAAAGTAACAACTGAGTTATTTTTTACTGTGGTTTTCACTCCATCATACAAATACTGAATTTTTTTCAGTTTCCAGCCTTTATTGGCTTTCAGACTGATTTGGGCTTTCCACTGTTTTTTCTGTTTATTCCAGTTATAAATTCTGCTCTTGTTAAATTTTGAGGTAAGGTTTTTATTTCCAACCTTAAAAGATT carries:
- a CDS encoding leucine-rich repeat protein; this encodes MKKKLLAVILAIAVSCQSLPVYAGEMADIFSDSGTEMSEEEKVTDDFSDGEAKKNVETTEEMSQTDPEFISPEEEPAENILKDDQNENDSSDENSDENQVSAYSADIELTYGDYKYIVSGQEATVIKYIGSESTVKLPEKINNYVVNTIGERAFQSCLSLTEIEIPDSVEEIGDSAFQNCGSLTEVTGGRRLKKIGYEAFEYCRKLESITLSSTIKEFSGSLIFDECDCLKTAGPSSGDYNIKIGFTGNIPDMPFANSELENVVLPEGLTELNTAAFGGCTKLKQVTLPPGLKSISSRAFQSCSSLTEIEIPDSVEEIGDSAFQNCGSLTEVTGGRRLKKIGYEAFEYCRKLESITLSSTIKEFSGSLIFDECDCLKTAGPSSGDYNIKIGFTGNIPDMPFANSELENVVLPEGLTELNTAAFGGCTKLKQVTLPPGLKSISSRAFQSCSSLTEIEIPDSVEEIGDSAFQNCGSLTEVTGGRRLKKIGYEAFEYCRKLESITLSSTIKEFSGSLIFDECDCLKTAGPSSGDYNIKIGFTGNIPDMPFANSELENVVLPEGLTELNTSAFGGCTKLKQVTLPPGLKSISSRAFQSCSSLTEIEIPDSVEEIGDSAFQNCGSLTEVTGGRRLKKIGYEAFEYCRKLESITLSSTIKEFSGSLIFDECDCLKTAGPSSGDYNIKIGFTGNIPDMPFANSELENVVLPEGLTELNTSAFGGCTKLKQVTLPPGLKSISSRAFQSCSSLTEIEIPDSVEEIGDSAFQNCGSLTEVTGGRRLKKIGYEAFEYCRKLESITLSSTIKEFSGSLIFDECDCLKTAGPSSGDYNIKIGFTGNIPDMPFANSELENVVLPEGLTELNTSAFGGCTKLKQVTLPPGLKSISSRAFQSCSSLTEIEIPDSVEEIGDSAFQNCGSLTEVTGGRRLKKIGYEAFEYCRKLESITLYPTITSISGFAFDECQFLTIYGYTGTYAETYASGQNIPFRSLGEYTSKYEEYDYTENLNRWIQDEGTASAMAYLTRDGNFMNSMLVAQWDDSFIDSVVETMSNMYFRGKDGWKQIFSGETSQNQAREVLIALLDSYSGTVLDLSQAETTKKFAKIYLDTFKQGDWAYAVAYGLSNDEIKKLASVCTEDTLSAFFVDKKYDDLADYLQNVGHFAGDSKVIKCIKSFSSSKNFAKTLSDGLDFISDGLSIIKVGTDTIKRYYDIVALAKADEMYSEMLLYLKNNCEYDPICEAAKELYGVIHGTYENQMMYLSNAAFDELSDVALDSMLTSVASALPLGIVIYKSYKYSTGLANILFNTGDTQKQVDNMRCVAYIGYYLSNWMQYNKKMYQQSKASEKNYYAKRTVFAFYMLMKSRTAGEKSVRKYLDMTKKSSKKEYTYSLQVTSTLEAIEKCLKARGVLGKYSNSVISCPVNVEVYDKSGNKILTVYDGKESSGNIGDIYYNVTYHPLDQDYVKIINLPQNNGYTLRCIATDMGKVDYFVSDISADGTAKRKETDDIPVFKGSTIAITNIEEDKPSCKLLDEKGSVKEEYAAKPEKTEYIEATGIKTEIDDVNLKIGEKILLNAQILPDNVATKNIIWSSADDAIVKINSDGVVEGMTAGETTVRAAWVENRDLFKEIKVTVVKEEIPVTPTVTPIPQLSAPKLSKLTASNNSITVTWKKVFGANGYQVYRKIDADKWIFVKTTKGTSYKDTKVKAGYKYTYIVKAYRTVNGKKTYSSYNKKGLSGKLNTTVSLKTKNNTVSVNWKKTNGASGYYIYRATSKRGKYSKIKTITSGKTLKYTDKKVKKGKTYYYKVVPFRKISGKAVKGAGSVVKSIALKKKRL